From Amycolatopsis sp. WQ 127309:
GGGAACACCGAAACCCCGGCGGGCACGGTGATCGGGGACAGGTCGCGGTCGGTGTTCTCCCAGTACATCCGCGCCGACGAGGCGGCCGTCGCGGTGAACCAGTAGACGGAGATCGCGTCGAGGAGCCGTTCGCGGGCGATGGCGTCCTCGGGCTGTCCCTTGTGGTCGGTCCAGGCCCAGAACTTCTCGGCGATCCAGGCGGCCTGCCCGGCGGGCGAGTCGGTCAGGCCGTAACCGAGCGTCTGCGGCCGGGTGCCCTGCTGCGCGGCGTAGCCGCTGCCGGTCCGCCGGAACTCCGCCAGGTCGGCGCGGGCCTGCCCTTCCTGCTCCGTCGGGTCGTCCCGGTCCAGCGACACGGGCGCGTAGTTGACGTGCACCCCGGCGACGCGCTCGTACCGCGCGAGCGCGTTGGTGACGGCGGCACCCCAGTCGCCACCCTGGGCGCCGTAGCGCGCGTAGCCGAGCGACGTCATCAGCGCGTCCCACAGCTCGGCGACCCGCGGGATCTTGAGCGCGGGCTTGTCACTCCACCCGAACCCGGGCAGCGACGGCGCGACGACGTGGAAGGCGTCGGCCGGATCCCCGCCGTGCGCCCGCGGATCGGTCAGCGGCCCGAGCACGTCGAGGAACTCGGTGACGGACCCGGGCCAGCCGTGCGTGAGCACGAGCGGCAGCGCGTCCGGTTCGGGCGACCGGACGTGCAGGAAGTGCACGCCGACGCCGTCGACGGCGGCCCGGAACTGCGGGAAGGCGTTGAGCCGGCCGGCGAAGCCGAAGTCGTACTCTTCGCCCCAGAACCGGCAGAGCTCCCGCACGTAGGCGAGCGGCGCCCCCTGCGACCAGTCGCCGACGGTCTCGGCCTCGGGCCACCGGGTCCGCCGCAACCGCTCCCGCAGGTCGGCGACGTCGGCCTCATCGAGCGGTACCCGGAACGGCTCAACCACGACAGCTCCTTCAGGTGGGCCTCCCACGCTATCGAGACGCCCACGAATGGATCAACTTCAGCCCCCTGACCAGCAAATTCGTTTTGCGGCGCCCTGCCCGCGCGGGTCACGGGGGATGCGCTAAGCTTCTGACGTCGCCCAGCGATGGGCCCTCGTAGCTCAGGGGATAGAGCACTGCCCTCCGGAGGCAGGTGTCGCAGGTTCGAATCCTGCCGAGGGCACCCAGATCCATTGCGCAAGACCGGCCTCTACCAGCGAGAACGCGGTAGAGGCCGACTCATTTCCTCCTCCGTGCCCCCCTGCAGCCGACCCGTCTCGGCTTGACAAGTTGTGGACAACCCGGCCCAGACCCGCCGCTGGACGGTTCCCGTGGGGTATGTCCCTCATGCATAATGGAACAACGCGATCGCGATAGGGAGGCTGGTCGGCGTGAGGTCAACCGATTCAGAGGTACACACGGAATTGCTCGATCTCACCGGAGTTCCCCTCGGGGAACTCCGCACGCTCCACACTCCATCGCTGAACACGGCAATCAGAAAAGTGTTCGACCGCTCCAGGCGAGTCGACGTCGACGAGATTCAAGGACAGATTTCGATCTGATCCACGACGGACGATCCTGCGCCTGAATCTCCGTGATTCGCTTCAGGCGAACCGGCGAAAAGGAGCACAATCGAATGCAGGCCGAACTGCCGCGTCACCGGCTGCCGTGGTCGTTCTTCGTCCAGCTCTGCACCGGGCCCGCATCGGCCGCCGTCATCGAAAACCTGCGCTCCGGGCAGCTCAGCCGGCGGAAACTGCAGGCTCGCGCACTGACGGAACTCCTCGCCACCAGGCCGGACAGCCCGGCGCACGCCTGGTCCGTCCTGGTCGCGGCCGACCGGCGCGATCCCGGCCTGGTCAACGAACTGCTGCTGCACCCCTCGGCCGGTGTCTGGCTCACCCGGACGCTCCGGAAATTGTCCGGAGCGGCCACGGACAGCACGCCGCTGCGGACCGACCTGGACTACCTCGCCTCGATCGCCGGTGCGGCGGCGACGCGCTGCGGGCTACCCTGCACGCTGGAAGTACCGGTGGTGCACGGGGTGATCACGCTGCCGACCGTCGGCCAGGTCACCCTGCCCTCGGCGTTCCCCGCGGGCCGCGCGGTCCTCGAAGTCTCGCCGGACGGCGCGGCGGCCGTGCGGACACTCACCTCGAGCGCGTCTGTCACGTTCTCCGCACCGGAACCCAGCCCCGGATTCGCGCCCGTCACCCGGCACACCGCGACTTCGCACCGGCTCCGCCTTTCGATCGAAGTCGACGACCGCGGGCCCTACCGGACCTTTTCAGCGCCGATCGGCCCTCGCCCGCTCGACCCGCTCGAGTACGCCGAATGGACCAAACTGCTCGACGAGGCGTGGGACATCCTCACCACGCACTACCGGGGATTCGCCGAAGAACTGTCCACCGGTATGTCCACACTCGTTCCGCTGGAAAGCGAGAACTCCATCACCGGCGCGTCTTCGTCCATCGCGTTCGGCGCGATCGCGATGACCCCGAAATATTCGGCCGTCGACTTGGCCGAAGCGCTCGTCCACGAACTCCAGCATTCGAAGCTGAACGCGCTGTTCGATCTCGTCGAACTGCACGACCCGGACTGCGATGAACTCTTCTACGCGCCGTGGCGTGACGATCCGCGTCCGATCGGCGGCCTGCTGCACGGCGCCCTCGCGTTCGTGACGGCCGTGGAATTCTGGCGGGTGCAAGCCGAGCACGAACAGGACGACGAGCTGTACGCGCAGTTCAACTACGCCTACCGGCGACGGCAAGTGCGGCAGACGGCCGAGACGCTGCTCGCGTCGCCGGCGCTGACCGGGTTCGGCCGCCGGTTCGTCGCCTCGATCGCCGAGCGGTTGTCGGCCGTCGAAGACAGCGCGGTCACCGACGAGGTACGAGAAGTGGTGGCGAAGGTCGCGGACGAACACCAGGCCGCGTGGCGACTCCAGCACCTGCGCCCCGATGAGAACCAGGTCCTCGCCCTCGCGAAAGCCTGGTCGACCGGCGCCCAGGAACCTCCCGGCCCGCTCGGACCGGCCGTCGTCGTCCCGTGCCACCGGTCACTCACCCGGTCGCCTCGCTCCGATCTGCTCAAGCTGCGATTCCTGGGCCAGGAGAACGCGGTCCCACCCGCGCGAACGCGCAACCTGTCCACGGCCGACCTGCACTACGTGGCGGGAGACCGCGACCAGGCCCGGGCGGCCTACACCGCCACAATCCGCGCGAGCCCCCAGGACGACCAGGCATGGCTCGGGCTGGGGCTCACATCGCCGGCCGAAGCCGACGGGACGCGCAGCATCCTGCTCACTTCGCCGCACGTCGTCCTCGCCGTCCGGGACAAGTTGCTCGCCCGTAACCACCGGCTCGACCGGCCGGTCGAGCTGGTGCGCTGGTTGAACACCGCTTCCGTGCCCGCCGATTAACGGCGAGCACGGAAGCGTGTGCGTCAAAGCTGCATGGTGTCGGTGTCGCAGTTGGCCCGCTCGGATTTGACCGCCGCGGCCACGGCCTGGTGCTGCTCGCCGAGGGCCTTGCGCAGTCCGGCGAGCGTGTTCGCGTGCAGGATCGTGGCCTCGTCCTCGCGGCCCATGGCGCGCATGTCGATCGAAAAGTTCAGGGCGATCGCCAGCGTGGCGGGGTGTTCCGTCCCGAGTACCCGGCCCGACCGCTCCAGGTTGGCGACGTCGAGTTCGTACGCTGCCTCGGTCTCGCCGAGCGCTTCGAGGTCGCTGGCCAGGTTGGTCACGCACACCATGGTGGATGGGTGGTCGTGGCCGAAGACCCGCTGCAGCGCCGCGCTCGTCCGCTCGTCGATCAGCCGCGCCTGCTCGATGTCACCCATCAAGCGGAGGGTGATCCCCAGGTTGATGGCGGACACCAACGTGAACGGGTGTTCCGCGCCATGGGTATCGACGAACAGCTGGTGACTCGACTCGCCGAGCTTGCGAGCACCGGCCAGGTCACCCAGGTGCCGCAGGTCGGCAGCCATGCAGGTTTCCGACGTGATCGTGTCGAGGTGGCGGTCACCGTGCCGTCGGCGGTAGCGCTCGACGCATTCCTGCGAAAGCTCGAACGCCCCCGTGTGGTCGCCGGCCTTCCGCCGGGCGACGGCGAGGTTGCGCATCGCACCGATCGTGCGCGGGTGGTCGTCGCCGACGACCTCGCGCTGCCGCTTCAACGTGCCTTCCTGAAGCTCGCACGCCTCGACGTACTGGCCGCACTCACGAAGATCCATGGCCAGCGCGTTCAGGGTCAGGAACGTGTCGATGTGCTCCTCGCCCAGCGCGATCTTCTTGCGCCGCCAGACGTCTTCGTCGAGATCCCTCGCCTCGAAGAACTTGCCGACCAGGCGGAGCGTGCTCGCCAGGTTGCCGCCGGCGGCCAAGGTTGCCGGGTCGTCCTCGCCGAGCACCCGCCGCGACCGCTCGAGGATGTCCTCGCCCATTTCCAGTTCCCGGTCGAACCGGCCGAGGGACCGCATGTCCTGCCGCACGGTGCCGGCGACGTTCAGGAAGAGCTCGTTGTCCTCCCCCACGGTCTCCCGCACCAGATCGTAGGTGCGGTTGTTGAGCGCCCGGGCCTCTTCCGTTTGGCCGAGCCGCCACAGTGAGACACCCTGCAGCCGGGCCATGGCCAGCGTGTCGGGGTCACTCTCGCCGAACATCTCGGTCCACTTGGTCAACGCCTGCCGCGAAGTTTCGCGCGCGCCCTCGTAGTCACCGTAGCTGACGAGGTAGCGGACCAGATTGATCATCATCCGGCGCACCCACGCGTCGGACTGGCACTCCATCATCCGCGACACCATGGCGTGCGGGAGCAGCTCGGAGTACGTCTTCCAGTTGGCCGAGTTCTCCGGGTCGTTCGGGTCGCCGTGCACCAGGAGGATGTGGACGGCGTGCCGCATCACGTCGTGCTCGGCGTCGTCCAGTTTGTTCTTGAGCACGGTCTGGACCAACCGGTGCAGCTGGAGGGTGTTGCTCCGGTGGTCCAGCCGGGCCAGGCTGTACCGGCTGATCTCGCGGATCGCCAGGTTGAGCTTGATCGGCTGGCTGAACGCGGTGGCGAGATCATCGGGCACCGGCACGCCGCGCACCGCGGTGAACAAGTTCCGCGAGATGGGTTCCGGCCCGAAGAAGGCACACACCTGGAGCAATTGGAGCGCGGCCGGGTGCGACGCGCGAAGCTTGGCCAGCGGGACGTTCCACGCCGCGGCCACGGATCGCTGGTAGTCGGCCGAGCCTTCGCTCTCCGTCATCTCGGCCAGGTTCTGGTCGAGCAGTTCCAGGTATTCGGCGACGGGCATACCGGTTTGCGCGCGCCACGCCGCCGCCTGCTCGATGGCCAGCGGCAGGTCTCCGAGTGCCTCGGCGAGCCGGTCGGCGTCACCGTCGTTGATCTCGCCGCCGGCGCGGCGAAGCAGTTCTTTGCTCTCTTCGCGGGTGAAAAGGTCGACCTCGACCGTCCGCGCCACTCCGGACCATTGGGAGTTCCGGGAAGTCACGACGATATGCCCGGTTTCGCCGGCGACCGCCGGGAAGAACGGGCTCACGATCTCCGGCCGGTCCGCGTTGTCGAAGACCAGTAACCAGCGTGAATAGGGATCGCCCTTGCGCAGTGCTTCCAGAACACTGGGCACCGCCGCGTCCGCCGTACCCGGAACTTGCAGGCCGAGCCGTTTGGCCAAGTCGACCAAGCTGCTCGAGATCTGCGACGGGTGCTCGGCGGGAATCCACCAGATGACGTCGTAGTCGTTGGCGTGGCGGTAGATGTACTCGACCACGGTCTGCGACTTGCCGACACCACCCATGCCGTGCAAGGCCTCGGGGAGCACCGCCGTCGCTCCGCCGGCCTGGACGAGCCGGGCCCTGAGCTGGTCCAGCAGATCGATCCGGCCGACGAAATCCGGGTTGCGCAAGGGAATCGTTCCCCAGATCTGCGGCCGTGATGTTCGCAGTGGACCTGAGGCGGCCGGTACAGGCGAGGCGGGAACTGTCACGGCGTCGTCTCCTCCGGAGGGGGTGGTGGTACCCGCGGGCTCACCCGACGAGGTCCGGGTGTCGGTCGTGGTCAAGGCGTGGTCCTCGAGGTCGGGTCCGGATTTCTGAATTGATCCAGAAACAGTGTCAAATACCACATTAGGGGCTCCGGAGGTACGGCCGCTCATCGCATCTGTGTGCGGAGCCAGATCCGCCTCGAGTTTCTTCGCGCGGCGCGCGTACCTGCCCGAGAGCGCGCGGAATACAGCTTCCTGAACACGCAGGTAGGGCACGTTTTCCGGAGAGGCGTCAAGCAACGACGCGGCATCCGGGTCGTCGACCGCGTCGCGGTAGTTCCGCAACGCCGCGATCCGGGCACCGGCGTACTGACCGAGAACACGAGCGACTCTCACAGTGGTGTCACGCCGCTCGCCGGAAAGGAGTTCCGCCCGGACTCCGTCCCGGAATTCGAAAGTCACTTCCGACGGATCGGCCGCGGCATGGTTTCGCGAGACCCGGTGGAGCAAACCGCCGAGGAGCACCTCGGCCAGCGCGGGAAGTCCGGAACCCGGGAGCAGCACGCGTTGCACGAGCCGCATGATCGGCAGGTTCAGGGGCGCGGCCGCGAGCAGGCCCGCCAGCTGGAAGGCCTGCTCGGACGCGTAAGTACGGAAGCGGAGCACCTGGTTCCGTGGCGTCACTTCTTCGGGTGGCTCGACTTGGCCCGCGGTGTCCAGCAGCCGCTTGCGGTGGTCGGGGTGGGCGAGCACGGCGGTCGTCTCGATCGTGGTCGCCGTCGAAACCAGTTTGGCCCAGTCCCGCAACCAGGCTTCCGACAAGGTCAGGACCGGAACGGCGACCGCGCCCTCGGTCGCCGCCGAAGGCATATCGCCGGCCGCGGGCGCGCCGGAGCCCTTGGTGTGGACCCGCAACCGGCGGTTGGGCACGCCAGGAGCGGACGCCGACAGCCGCAGCCTGCTGGGGGAAAGCCCACCCCACATCCACAGCCGCTGCGGGAGCATGTGCGCCACGGCCACGGGCATCTGCTCGGACCACCGGGCCAGCATTTCGTGGGCAACGCCGTCGTGCCAGGTCGTGCCGATCGCATCCGTCATGACCATGATCAACCTGCGCCCGGTCGGATCGGCGAGGTCCTTGGCCCGGTAGACCGCCCCGCCATTCCCTTCCGCGCGCAGAATGGGATCGCCGGCCGACGGCTCCGAACTGTCCATCAGGTGCACCCGCACGTCCCGGAAGGCTCCCTGCCTGCGGGCCAGGTTCCGGAACTCGCCGACGGTGTGCTGCCAGAGCTCCATCGACGGCGCGGTGTCCACCACGAGCGCGAGTTCGAACCGGTGCCACAGGTCCGGCTTCCAGACCGGTAACCACATCCCGTCGTCGGCGGCTCGAGTGGCGGTGGCTTCCTCGTCGAGGATCGTCGCCCACGGCGAGGGCGACGACCGCATGAGCGGCCGGAGCGCCCGGCTGATTTCCCGCGCCTGTGGCAGCGCGGGCGCGGTCGGCCAGTTCAGCGGCGCGGTCTCCCGGCCGTCGTCCGCTGTCACGCCCGCGGCGTGGACGAACCGGGTCGGCCCCGGCAGCCAGTCCTGCCTGCGCAGTGACGACGCCCCCGGGTCCGGTGGGGCATTCCCTCCCGCCGGACCGGTGTTGTCCGTGTCGTCCGGTTGCCGGGGAGCAGCGCCGGTGTCCGGCGTTTCGGGCGGTGCTTGGTCTGTCCCGTCGACCGCCGGCGGCGGATCCTTCTTGCCAGGCCTCGCCGGTTTCGCCGCCGCTCGCGGCACACCGAGCCGGCCGGCCAGCCACAAGATGTCCCGGGCCTCCCGCCACGAGAGGTCCCGCACGCGCAGCACCGGCTCAGCCGCGCCCGGTTCCCGGGGCGGCTGAGCTCCACTGGGCGTCGCGGTCACTCCGACTCCAAGGACGACAACGGGTGCCAAATCGCTTCGAGGAGTTCGGTCCAGTCGCCGTCGCGCTGGTACGCCCCCGAAGTCGCGAGTTCGGCGGCCATGTGGACGGCGTTCAGCAATTGGTCGGCCGCCAAGCCGCCCACGCGTTCACTGCGTTCGAGGAACTGCTCGATGAGCAGCCGGATGTCCAGGCCGTCGGTGTCGCCGAACTGGGCCGCCACCATCAGCCCCAGTTGCTCGAACGTGGGCGGCCGCATTTCGAGTTTCAAGCACCGGCGGAGAAATGCGGGCGGGAAATCCCGTTCTCCGTTGCTCGTGATGATGACGATCGGAAAGGCCCGCGGCCGGACGCGGCCGTCCTTGACCACAGCCGTACCGCCGCGGTCGTGCGTGAGCACGGTGACTTCCGACCGCAGTTTCGCGAGACGGACGAGTTCCGGAATTTCGTATTCGCCGTCTTCGAACACGTTCAGCAGATCGTTCGGCAGGTCGATGTCGCTCTTGTCGAGTTCGTCGATGAGCAGGACCCGCGGTTTCTCGAACGGCAGCAGAGCGGTGCCGAGCGGGCCCACACGGATGTAGTCGCCGATGTCGGCCGGTTCGGCGTGGTGCTCGCCCGCCGCCTGGACGCGGCCGATCGCGTCGTAGAGGTAGAGCCCGTCCTTCAGGACCGACCGACTGGAGATGGGCCACTTGAGCACCGGACCGAGCCCGAGTTCCGTGGCCACCAGGTAGGCCAGGCTCGATTTCCCGGTACCCGGACGACCGGTGACCAGCAGCGGGCGCCGCAGGTAGATGGCCGCGTTGACCATCGCGACCTCTTGCCGGTCCGAGACCCGGGCCTGGCTGCGCAGCCGTCCGATCCGGCGTTGCCCGTCACCGCCGTCGTCGGGCGGCAGGGTGACTGGCCCCTCACCGCCGAACTCACGCCAGGGCGGCGGG
This genomic window contains:
- the fxsT gene encoding FxSxx-COOH system tetratricopeptide repeat protein; the encoded protein is MLRVRDLSWREARDILWLAGRLGVPRAAAKPARPGKKDPPPAVDGTDQAPPETPDTGAAPRQPDDTDNTGPAGGNAPPDPGASSLRRQDWLPGPTRFVHAAGVTADDGRETAPLNWPTAPALPQAREISRALRPLMRSSPSPWATILDEEATATRAADDGMWLPVWKPDLWHRFELALVVDTAPSMELWQHTVGEFRNLARRQGAFRDVRVHLMDSSEPSAGDPILRAEGNGGAVYRAKDLADPTGRRLIMVMTDAIGTTWHDGVAHEMLARWSEQMPVAVAHMLPQRLWMWGGLSPSRLRLSASAPGVPNRRLRVHTKGSGAPAAGDMPSAATEGAVAVPVLTLSEAWLRDWAKLVSTATTIETTAVLAHPDHRKRLLDTAGQVEPPEEVTPRNQVLRFRTYASEQAFQLAGLLAAAPLNLPIMRLVQRVLLPGSGLPALAEVLLGGLLHRVSRNHAAADPSEVTFEFRDGVRAELLSGERRDTTVRVARVLGQYAGARIAALRNYRDAVDDPDAASLLDASPENVPYLRVQEAVFRALSGRYARRAKKLEADLAPHTDAMSGRTSGAPNVVFDTVSGSIQKSGPDLEDHALTTTDTRTSSGEPAGTTTPSGGDDAVTVPASPVPAASGPLRTSRPQIWGTIPLRNPDFVGRIDLLDQLRARLVQAGGATAVLPEALHGMGGVGKSQTVVEYIYRHANDYDVIWWIPAEHPSQISSSLVDLAKRLGLQVPGTADAAVPSVLEALRKGDPYSRWLLVFDNADRPEIVSPFFPAVAGETGHIVVTSRNSQWSGVARTVEVDLFTREESKELLRRAGGEINDGDADRLAEALGDLPLAIEQAAAWRAQTGMPVAEYLELLDQNLAEMTESEGSADYQRSVAAAWNVPLAKLRASHPAALQLLQVCAFFGPEPISRNLFTAVRGVPVPDDLATAFSQPIKLNLAIREISRYSLARLDHRSNTLQLHRLVQTVLKNKLDDAEHDVMRHAVHILLVHGDPNDPENSANWKTYSELLPHAMVSRMMECQSDAWVRRMMINLVRYLVSYGDYEGARETSRQALTKWTEMFGESDPDTLAMARLQGVSLWRLGQTEEARALNNRTYDLVRETVGEDNELFLNVAGTVRQDMRSLGRFDRELEMGEDILERSRRVLGEDDPATLAAGGNLASTLRLVGKFFEARDLDEDVWRRKKIALGEEHIDTFLTLNALAMDLRECGQYVEACELQEGTLKRQREVVGDDHPRTIGAMRNLAVARRKAGDHTGAFELSQECVERYRRRHGDRHLDTITSETCMAADLRHLGDLAGARKLGESSHQLFVDTHGAEHPFTLVSAINLGITLRLMGDIEQARLIDERTSAALQRVFGHDHPSTMVCVTNLASDLEALGETEAAYELDVANLERSGRVLGTEHPATLAIALNFSIDMRAMGREDEATILHANTLAGLRKALGEQHQAVAAAVKSERANCDTDTMQL
- a CDS encoding AAA family ATPase, producing MTGAESENHERDWQVYRGTGLPAGTGEVSLPDPPPWREFGGEGPVTLPPDDGGDGQRRIGRLRSQARVSDRQEVAMVNAAIYLRRPLLVTGRPGTGKSSLAYLVATELGLGPVLKWPISSRSVLKDGLYLYDAIGRVQAAGEHHAEPADIGDYIRVGPLGTALLPFEKPRVLLIDELDKSDIDLPNDLLNVFEDGEYEIPELVRLAKLRSEVTVLTHDRGGTAVVKDGRVRPRAFPIVIITSNGERDFPPAFLRRCLKLEMRPPTFEQLGLMVAAQFGDTDGLDIRLLIEQFLERSERVGGLAADQLLNAVHMAAELATSGAYQRDGDWTELLEAIWHPLSSLESE
- a CDS encoding epoxide hydrolase family protein, with the translated sequence MVEPFRVPLDEADVADLRERLRRTRWPEAETVGDWSQGAPLAYVRELCRFWGEEYDFGFAGRLNAFPQFRAAVDGVGVHFLHVRSPEPDALPLVLTHGWPGSVTEFLDVLGPLTDPRAHGGDPADAFHVVAPSLPGFGWSDKPALKIPRVAELWDALMTSLGYARYGAQGGDWGAAVTNALARYERVAGVHVNYAPVSLDRDDPTEQEGQARADLAEFRRTGSGYAAQQGTRPQTLGYGLTDSPAGQAAWIAEKFWAWTDHKGQPEDAIARERLLDAISVYWFTATAASSARMYWENTDRDLSPITVPAGVSVFPKEIVRPSRRQAEQRYADLRWFETLPVGGHFAALEQPELFVQQVRGFFRLVR
- a CDS encoding HEXXH motif domain-containing protein; this encodes MQAELPRHRLPWSFFVQLCTGPASAAVIENLRSGQLSRRKLQARALTELLATRPDSPAHAWSVLVAADRRDPGLVNELLLHPSAGVWLTRTLRKLSGAATDSTPLRTDLDYLASIAGAAATRCGLPCTLEVPVVHGVITLPTVGQVTLPSAFPAGRAVLEVSPDGAAAVRTLTSSASVTFSAPEPSPGFAPVTRHTATSHRLRLSIEVDDRGPYRTFSAPIGPRPLDPLEYAEWTKLLDEAWDILTTHYRGFAEELSTGMSTLVPLESENSITGASSSIAFGAIAMTPKYSAVDLAEALVHELQHSKLNALFDLVELHDPDCDELFYAPWRDDPRPIGGLLHGALAFVTAVEFWRVQAEHEQDDELYAQFNYAYRRRQVRQTAETLLASPALTGFGRRFVASIAERLSAVEDSAVTDEVREVVAKVADEHQAAWRLQHLRPDENQVLALAKAWSTGAQEPPGPLGPAVVVPCHRSLTRSPRSDLLKLRFLGQENAVPPARTRNLSTADLHYVAGDRDQARAAYTATIRASPQDDQAWLGLGLTSPAEADGTRSILLTSPHVVLAVRDKLLARNHRLDRPVELVRWLNTASVPAD